In Vicugna pacos chromosome 6, VicPac4, whole genome shotgun sequence, the DNA window ACCCATGTTGGAGTATAGGAGACACGGGGCTGTGAATGGCCATCTTCTCTGGCCAGAGGCAGGGTCTAGCCAGGGACTTTGGGCCAGTTTCTCCCTTCCCCTCAGCCTCGTTGTGAAATTCTACCTTTGGTGACATCAGCCACCACTTACTGAGCAGGGACTATGCTAGGCACTTGACACAAATTGTCTTTCCTAACCTTCTTAACAACCCTGAGTGGCAGCTGTCattatcccattttactgatgagaaaactgagcctcagagagatgAAGATGGCTCCAgctcacagagctagtaagtggggaGTGGGATGTAGGCCCAGGCTTGCCTGACTTGGATGCATGCTCCTGACCCCGCCTCGCCCTGCTTCCCCGCCAGGCAGGTCACCCAGGCAGAGGGCGCAGCCTTGGCGGGCAGGTTCGGGTGCCTGTTTTTCGAGGTCTCCGCCTGCCTGGACTTCGAGCATGTGCAGCGTGTCTTCCACGAGGCAGTACGGGAGGCACGGCGGGAGCTGGAGAAGAACTCCCTGGCCCGACCCCTCTTCATCTCTGAGGAGAGGGCCCTGCATCACCAGGCCCCGCTCACAGCCCGGCACGGGCTGGCCAGCTGCACCTTCAGCACACTGTCTACCGCCAGCCTGAAGGAGATGCCCACTGTGGCCCAGGCCAAGCTGGTCACTGTCAAGTCATCCCGGGCCCAGAGCAAGCGCAAGGCACCCACGCTGACCCTGCTGAAGGGCTTCAAGATCTTCTGAGGGCCCCTGCTCAGGATCCCAGGCTCGGCACTGGGCAgtccccagggcagggctggcttcTCACCACCAGCTTTCCTTCTGATGGATCAGCAGCCCTCGCCCCCTGGTGGACAGCTGACCCCTCCTCCAGCACCAGGCAGTGTCCCTGTCACCCAGTTCACTCTACAGGCAATAGGGACAGGCAGGAATGCTGCTCCTATTCCCTCCAGGCCTTGGTTTCCATAGTAACCACTGCATCCCTCACCCTGATGGGAAACAGCCACCGTGACAACCCAGGGACCTGGGGTCAGCCTGAAATGGAAGGAAACTGCAGTGTCGTCATGGCGCCGTCACCTCTTCCTGCTCCAGCTGCAACCAGGCCAGATGTGGCCCCTAGTGGACAGCTCTGTGTGGACAGCTCCAGGAGCCCTGAGAACATCCTGCAGGAGGGACAGTCTCGAGGTCCCAGCACCTCCTGGTGGACTGGAAGGGCAGGGCGGCTGCAGTTTTTGGAGGGCCAGAGTCTGGCCTTGTCACTGTCTTCTGATCTCACAGAGGCCCCAGCAACAAGGCCTGTAGTTGATCCAAGTAAAACCTAGTTGAAATAATCCTACGGGACAGCCTGGGAGAAGCAGAGGTGTCCCAGGAAGGGCTGTTTCCAGTACTTTGCCTCTCAGTGAGGGTAGAAGGTGGGAGCTGTGGGTAGGCCAGTGTAGGGAGCCTCCAGCGTGTTTTTAGCAGGAGGCAGGGCCCCCGTATTTTCCCACCTTAAATCATGGGCTCTGTCCACAGACCCTGGGGACCAGCCTTCTCAAGTTTAATGAGCAAAACTGCAGAACAAAGTTATTCTCTGCAGTGACATTCACCCAGGACTCCAGGGAGCCCACAGCTGTATCAGACATCCCATGGGCACTCAGAGGGAGAAACACAGTGTACTGTTTGTACTCTGGTCCAGTGGGACCTTTAGCAATGGGTCTGCATGTCCAGAGTCTACTTTTGTAAGATAGAACCTAAAGCATTTGGGGTTCATAGAGCAAATTTTTGCATAAATTATCTGGGGTTGCCACCACAGCTATAAGCCACAACACTGTGGTTCAGACACGGGATCAGGACACTCCCACTCCTCTGGGATCCCACGGTTTGCGGGAGAAGGGTCTTAGAGGCAGAGAGTTTCATAATTCTCTAGCTCTGTTTACCACAGGACCCCTGGTCCAAAGGAGGTCTTTCATGGACCCTCAGCAGATAAGCAGGTAAAGGAGagggctgggtggggggaggaggggaagggcgtTCTGAGCCCAGAATCCTGCCCATTTCCCCATGAGCCCTTCCAGGAGCTTGGATAGAAAACCAACAGCTCCAGCCCAGGCTTCAGCCGCATTCTATAGATGGAGAAGCCGAGGTCAGAGGGAGGCTGTGAACCCCTCGAGACCACTCGAGGAGTCCTGGCCAGGCTTCCTGACCCACAGGCCGGCTCTGAATTTCATGCTTTTGCTCCCAGCCGCTTATGTGTGGACCACCACCATGTGAACAAACTATGCAATTCCAACTGCCCACATCCAGAAGCATTTTAATAAAAAGGGGGTTATTttggttcatttttttcataACAGAATTTTAGTTTGATTGCAGGTCACTCCGTCTGCTAACAACTCAGGGACCCTGCCCTGCACCCTCACTAGCTCTCAGATTCTCGTGGGTCTGGAGGAAAGGCCAGAGGCGCATCACTGTTTTTTAACTCCATTTCCACCTGGGCCAAATTTTGCTTTTCTGAGAGCAAAGTCTCTCTTAGGGTGGTCAGGTTGCTGTCTTCTTTGGTTCCATCCTCGGCTAAGTATAGGGCTTCTGGAGTTTGTTTTTCCTGTGGCAGCTTCTTTTGATTTCTGGGAGGAGAGAAAACATTGTTGAATGTGAGTTCCCCGAGCTCGGGTACCGAGTGGTTGGGGCAGGACTGGGTCTCCGAAGTGGGTTCGCGAGTGTAAGGGGGAAGCCCAGCACGCGGTTCTCACCACATCCTCATTTTCACCTGTGAGCTCAACTACTATTGCTCCCCTTACAGGTGAGGTAGTATGACTCAAAGAGGCCAAAGAAGCACATGCCTGGGATGTGCGTTTAAGCTCCTGACTCTGAGTCCTGTGTTCTTTTCACCAAACCACATTTTCTCATCCTACTTAATGCAGGTCCTTGTTACTCCACACCCCATCCCCAGACAAACTACCACAAGAAATTCCTAACTAATCTTCCTGCCTCTAGATGCTTGCTTCTCCCAGCCTACACGCACCAGTCATGATTCTAAAGTCCCCGTGTGCACACATCACTCCCCAGCTCAAgcaccttcagtggctccccattgcccaCTTCCTTAACCTGGCATTCAAGATCCAGTCTTCCTCCCAATAACTCTCCTAATTGTCCTCCCTCTGAGGTGGTTTTACTTAAGGTACCCACCCCTAGACTTCCTGGCCACAGTGGAAGGACCCCGCTGCGGTGAGAGTGGACCACCCAGACAATCTGCTTGGGCCATGGTGGGATTAGCTCAGTGTCTACTGCTCCCGAGGACACCCACCTTGTCTCTGAGGTGACAATGAGGGCATGCTTCCTGACAGGGTGAGAGAGGCAAGGTCACCTTCTTAGAGGCTGTACTCCCTCAGGGTCCTTCTATAGCCTGCATCCAGACCAATCTTGCTAAAACACAACCCTTTCATGTCCCTGCGCAGAGCTCTCCTCTGGTTCCTCAAAGCCCACGAACTAGAACCTGAATGCCTTAGGACGGCCCCCAGGGCCGGCACGCTGGGCCCTGCTGCCTCCTGTCCTCCGTCTTCCCCTGCTCTCCTCACACTCCACGCCACAGCCCCTcgggccctcctcctcctctgtctccagcTTGGTGTCCCCTGGTCTGGAAGGCTTCCTCAGCCCCCCGCCtttttttttgccccacagaCCCCAGATCCCACCTCTGCCCCCACAACACTCTGTATATCCCACAATCACATTTCTGTCACTCTAAATTACAGTCATCTCCCCACCAAATCCATCAGGCTGGGGCTGAATTTATCTTGTCCAGGCCTGTGGCGCCCACTCTTGGCATGGAGCTTGGTCCCGAGCAGGTGCTCAGCTCATTCTGTGGGATGAATGACAAATGGGCACTTGGTGATTTCTTTTTGACTTTATAGCTGAACTGTGATGAGGATTCATGGACCATATAAAATATAGCATAGAAGGAAGAGCATGAAGGTTAGGCCAACCCTTCCATGGATCCTTAGTGACCTTATTCTGTACAGTGGGAATAAGTAACCTGTGTCTGCCCCACTTTACAGGGCTATCTTGATCAAATGGGAGAATGTGATGGtgcctttaaaattctaaaaCGTGATATGGATCTCAGGGTGGGAGTCTCATGGTTACTGTGTGAAAGTTAACTGCTGTAATGACTGGTGGGGATATAGtagttattgaatgaatgaatgaatgaatgatgggaAGGAGTGAACtaagcatttattgaataccttctagaaccagacactgtgctagttGATTGGGGAAAACAAAGTTGAGTCAAATGTGGACCCCGCCCTCAAGGAACTCTCAAAAGTTAACCCTAGAACCATCTAGAGAGTTTAACAAAATGCCAGTAGTCCCACCCCAGACCCTTTGTGTCTGAGTCTCCAAGGTGAGGCACGCACGGTATTCTGTGTATTTAATATTCCTCCTCAGGTGATTTTGTTGTGCATCCAGGGTTAAGGAGTATTGTTGTCATAAAGATGTCAAAATTACCCCAAGGAGCCCTGACTGATCTTGCATCTGGCCTTGGAGCAGGGCAAGGCTTTCCCCTGTAACAACGCCCCTAACTCTGCAAAGCCCCCACTGAGCACGCCTCACAATCCTAGCAGGAGGGAATTCATTATTATCACCTTTTGTGGAAGGAGAAGCTGGCTTGGAGGTACTGGGTTTCTTGCCCAGCTAGTGAGTGAAAGAACTGGAATCTGAACCCAGGCCTTTGTGACCCCAGAGCCAGAGGTCCTGACTTCTGGGACgcaccagcccctgccctgcctgctTGCTGGCCAGAGTCGGGGAGTGGTCATCGGGGATAGTTGTGAGTTTTTCAACAGCTTTGGGTTCTCAAAGGACCCTGAAAGCTGCATTTTGCTGTCCCAAAGGGTGGACAGCCAAGGCCCGTAGATGACCCCTCTCTAGATTTCCTTTGGGAAGGCAGGGCCCCCACCCTCCAGAGACCACCCCCAGACCGGCTCCTCACCTGTTTGCCTGGATGCTCCTTCCCAAGAGGACCATGCTTATCACGACCACCACGGCCACCAGGGCAAACATGGAGCTATTCCAAGGAGTTGCTGGGGAGGGACACACAGGACAGAGCCTTGAGGAGAGGCTGGGTGCCCCTCAGGCCCACTAACAGACTGGCTCACAGCATCAACTTTCCCCTGCCGTGGGCCAGGTGTGGTAGAGAGACTAACTAAGCTGAAATGAGCCCTTTGCCAGGCGCAGAAACTTCTGGTCCAGTGTAGGGGAGGGGGGGGATAAGATCTCTGCTCTGAAGTTCTCATCTACCTGGGGAGACAGCACTGCAGCTGGATAATAATAGTGGAGAAAGGAGGCATATGGATGAAGATAAATGTCACAACCTTCAGAGTTTTGCTAGGGGCTGGCCAAGTGCAGTaccaaggaaggagggagggagggatggaagaagggaggaaggaaggacccAGCTTCAGAgcttttgcatttgctgttccctctaccagaaATGTTCTTCCCCCACATAATCTGCATGGCTAATTCCTTCAGCTCCTACAAGTTTGTTCAGACAtccttctcagtgaggccttcctTGGCCACATTACATCCCGTTGCTGCACATTTCctattccctttctttccttaatttttcttcttgctCATCCCCAGCACGCCGTGCATTTTagtcatttgtttatcttctctctctttccctagaATGAatgctccatgagggcagagatttttgttttaCTCACTTCTGTAACCCCAATGCggagaacagtgcctggtgcacagaAGGAACTTAGTAAATATTGGTGAACGACTGGGTGGATGAGTAACATGAGTGACCAGCCCTGAGAAAAGGAGGGTGCTGTTCAGCCAGACCCCTCTGGGTAGtcagccccctcagcctcagtcccTGCCTTGGAGGAAACGTGTGGCCTGCCGCAGAGGAGGGGACCATGACAGGGGGCTTCAGCCAGATTCCTCTCTTTGTGCCGAGAGCACATCCCACCATCCACCAATCCGCCCACCACTTACCATCTTCTACCCGAAAAAACCAAAGCATTTCTTCCAGCAGCTCCTGAGACACCTCGGTGACAAGTGGGGCCCCGGTAACCTCCTCACTGTAGTTCATGCCCCTGCTCCTGGTTGGGGTATGTCTCTGACAACCAAGACTTTTGCTGCCAGCTGCCCTCCTGGCCTCCTAGGTCCTGGCCCTTTACAAAGCCCTGAAGACCCCTGGAAACAAAACAGAGAGGGTGACGAGGTATGCCACCCCAGTTtatcctcccctccctgcccaaaCGCAGCTCTCCTCGGGTCCAAAGTTGACGGAAACAGCAGGAATTTCCAGAGCAGGTGGGAGCTGGAGAAACAGAGACTGAAGAAGTGGGAGTCACTCAAATCGTTATTAAAACTCTTCACATCTGGGGAGGAGCACTGAcccaggagggaggaggactGAGCCCCTGACAGGCTTTGGGGCCCTTGCTGGGGACATGTCCTGTTGTCGCCCAGCGTCCTGGTCTAGCTTCCTCAGCCCTACAGCACTCCTGCACCCGGGTTCCTTAGCATAGATTTTCCCGTGCTGCCCATTCACAGGCGCCTGCCTCCCCACGTGACGAAGGCTGGGCCTGTCACAGGCTCTCTCCTGGAGGTTGACACGGCCGGCCGGGGCCCAGAGCTGAGAATCCGGGAAATGCTGGGGAGAGGTAGTCAGGGGCTTCTGCTGCTGAGCGCTGAGAGCTCCCTTCTCGCCGCCACCAAACTCATCCACAAGCCTGATTGGTCAGTGCTGCCCTCTGTTCGGCGGTGGTTACCAGATTTGTTTCCTGTTGTTTGCAAAGGAAGAAACTGAACCCATGCTCCCTGGATAAATCCCTGCCTTACTTTGAGCCTGTTGCCTTAGCTACAAAATAAGCAGGTTAAGTAAGCTATTTGTGTCTCAGTCTCAAAACAGTCACAGATTTTGGCATATTTCTCTACTACCTATACCAATAATACTTAATGGAaatttttctagtagccacatttagaaaaaagcaaaattaattttgacattttaaaatccaatatatcaaaaatattatttcagtGTGTAGTCAGTATAACCATCAATATAACAATGATTGAGATAATTTTCTTTGTACTAAGTCTTTCAAATTGGGTGTAAGTTTGACACTTAATTGCGTATCTCTGATGAGATTGatccaaaaaaagagagaagaggcaAATAAAATATAGAACGAAAATAAGAccagagattttaaaatacagcagTGTCTTTTGAACTATATGCAATTAAGCTTCACAACCtagataaaatggataaatttttagagaaatataaaataccaaaattacacaaagaagaaacaagaaactTGGAGACTGATAAATCAtaataaagaaattgaaataaTGGTCTAAGACTTCCTTTCCAAAAATCAAGCCCAGGACACTAGCTGGCTTTAATCATGAATTCTGATAAATTTTCAATAAACAGttaattccaaaaataaaaagcacaagtTTTACTGCTCATTTAACAATGGTTTCAAAACTAGATGAGGACCATACAAGAAGAGTAAATGATTGGCTCATTCTTATGTGAaagtagatgcaaaaatcctaaataaagtCTTagtaaaccaaattcaacaatttattaaaaaaaaatcattatcagTAAGTGGAAGGAAAGTTTGACATTAGAAACTGTATCAATTCACCACATTAATAGGCTAAAAGGGAGAAACCATatgattgatatatatatatgataaacaCTTAGTAAACCTGGAGTAGAAAGAAATGTCTTCAGCTTGGTAAAGGCAATAGATAAAAATCCTCCAGCAAACATTATGTTTAATGGAGAAACGTTAAATGTACTCCCTTAAAGATAAATGGCAGCAATTTGCTGGTTGAATTTGGACCATTACAGTTTAATATAGTCCTGGAGGTCCTAGCAAGTGggacaaggaaagaaaaaggagtgTGAGACTTGATAGGAAAGAGCTAAAACTCACAGTTTTCAGAGGGCAAGATCATCTACCTAGAAAAGTAAACAGTTGAAATAATAGATGCATTCACTGAAGTTACTGTCTACAAGCTCAGTTCTCATATTATTAGTGAAActggaaaattaaataaaaataagatatcaTTTATAGTAACATCAAAGCCATAAAACATCTAGGTTAGTTTACCCAAGAATACAAAAGATCTCTATGGAGGAAATTTTTTAACTCtaggataaaataataataataataataataataataataataataataataataataataataataaatgatctGAATAAATGGATTTATGTTTTTAGATAGGATAAACTTATAAAGATGTCACTTATCCCCAAATTAATCTGTAATTTCAATGCAATTTCCATCAAAATTCAAATTGGATTATTTTGAGGACCTTGATACACTTATTCTAACATTTATATAGACGAAGTAAGTGTCCAGAAAAAGACTAAGAGGAGAGACTGGCCCCACCAGATGGTGAGACATAGTAATAAAAATGTGGTTTTTGACACAAGACCAGATCCCTTTACCAAGGCGTCAGAATAGAAATTTCATAGAGACCTATGTTCACATAGGACCTTGATACACGATAAAGGTAGCTCTGCTCACCAGTAGGAAAAGGAGGAATTGTTTAGCAGGTGGTGTCAGAAAAACCAGAGAAAAGGAAGACTGGATGCACATCCAACAAACAACACGTACAAAAATGGACCCCAAgattaaaggcctaaatgtaagaggaaaaagtataaaaaaagcaAGACTTCTTCAAACCAGAAAAGCTCAAATCATTGCATAACAACAGAAAACTGATGGATTTGATTATATCAAAATAGGATGATCTGTTTAATGAAGGATACCATCAGTACAGTAACAAACACATTTCCGATTGGGACGAGACACTTGTGATGCTTAAAACCAAGAAGAGATTGATGTCTACAATATACAAAGAATTGCtgcaaattaataagaaaaagactgGAATCCTAATAAATAGATAAAGGATATAAACAGGCAGTTTACAAAACAGGAAACCCAAAAGGCCAGCTAAGCATGTGGAAAAAATGCTCAAACTCTTTGGAAATCagaagaatgaaaattaaaacaaaaatgaaacactaCTTGACATCCATGAGATTGGCATAGCTGGGAAGGTGGATAATGCCGAGTGTCGGCGGGGCTCCCGGACTACAACCTTAGGGACCACCAGGAAATGTAGACCAGGGCAGCCATTGAGAAAGCAGGTTAGTCACAGTGTGCACATGACACAGCAGCTCTGCTCCGGAATATTTTCTATCCCAAAGAAAGCATCCCCAGGGTCATAAGGAGGCATGGCATACCATTTATGAAAATCCAGAAATACATGCACAGAAAATAACAACACACGTTTtacaaaaacacattttaaaaaagacagactcaaaacagaaaaataattatctCTGGGGATGAAGAAAAAGGGAACAGAAATGGAGACAAAAGTTACTAAAGACATGAAACAGGAGAAGGGTTTTGAACAGTCCAATTGTGAAAATCTGTCATAGGGCTCAGAAGACAGCAAGGCAAAGAGAGAACAAGGGAGGCCCGGGGCTGTCTCAAGTCCCCTGCTCTGACTCTGCCTTCCAACCCCAAACAGCCTTTGGAGGCTCAGCCAGGAACATCCAAAAACAACGGGATAGCAAACAGCCAAACAGAAAAACAGGGTACTAAGGAAAAGATTGACATCAgcattttcttcatctctaagCGCTCTGAGAGGACTGAAGAAACATCTACAGATTTTGAAGGAAAATAGTTTGAGACAAACATAATAGTGAGCTAGGTTTTTCATATACAAATGATCTTTCATGTGTCAAGACAGAGATGGAAGTCAGGGAGAAAGAAaggcttttttttagattttcaaGGACTCAGATACCTACTACCTTACTCAGTTAGGAATATATACAAAAATCTACTGAAAAGGGGACAAAGTTACACAGATTGCAAATTGATGTGATCTTGTGTTCCAGCTCCAATCCAAAGCACTTGCTAAGAAGGATTGTGACTTTCTGTCCAATCTCAGATGCAAGAGTGTCTGGATTAATTGGCCGTAAGCCCCTGTTGCGTATGCAGACCCTCCCATACCCACAGAGAAGAGTGTGGAGGTCAAGATACCAAATACCAGCTCCCTCTAAGTGGGATGGGGTCTAGAACTATGGGACATTCACTCTGAACACTTCTGTATTGTATACATTTCTTGTGAGCGCGTAGTAGTGTCATGAAAACAATACGtgtaattacattttttaaatgtatgtattgtgtatgtatattctaaatatatattttgtatatctgTACGTATttctaaatgtatgtatatattatccgaagaaaatgagaatactaattcgaaaagatacatgcacccctgtgttcatagcagcattatttacgattgccaagatatagaagaaacctaagtgttcatcaacagatgactggataaggaagatgtggtgtgtgtgtatgtatgtatgtatgtatgtatgtgtatatgtacatacagtggaatactactcagccataaaaagaatgaacctTTGTCGTTTacaacaacgtggatgaacttggtattatgctaagtgaaataagacaaaggaagacaaatactgtatgatatcacttatatgtggaacctaaaaaataaactagcaaagataacaaaggagaaatagactcatagatataaagaacaaactaatggttaccagtggggagaggaaaggggggaggggcaagatagggtagaggattaggaggtacaaactactatgtataaaataaataagcgacaaggatatattgtacagcaaagGGAGACACAGGCAAGAGTTTATAatgactataaatggagtatatcTTAAAAATtgagaatcactatgttgtatacctgaaacgtgatactgtaaatcaactacacctcaataaaaaaaagtatgtatatattatatttatacctTTCAAGCCAGCAGTTTCAATTTTGGGTGTTTAATTAGTGGAACTAATCAAGATATCAGTTCTCAATTTAATACAGGACAACCCCAGTCAAAATCACAGCGAGTTATTTTATGGGTATCAACAAACAGAATTTAAAGTTCATAcagagaggcaaaagacccaggatCGTCGACACAATATTGAAGACGACCAGAGTCAGAGGACTGacactacctgacttcaagactcactataaagcaacagtaatcaagacagtgaggCATTAGAACTAATCAGATACATGTACAAATTTGCACGAAGTGTACAATTTGTACAAATTTATGAGCTGATGTCCACAGCTGAATGTGTTTGAAACATGGATATCATTGTTACAATAAACATATaccaacaaataaaataacaaggTGGATACAAATCCAGAATGGAGAGTCAGCCCTCCCTGACTGAGAGGCCACAGACCCGAAGGGCACGTTTCTCTCAGACCACTCAACCAGTTTCCTTCTAGAGTGAGCATAGGATTAATAgccctgcttttaaaaaattattaactaCACTTcatgatttatttgtttttcatttttccgtTAATGTCTTTTTCCTGCTCCAGGCTCCCATCCGGGATATcgcattgcatttagttgtcatgtctcctcagGCCCCTCTGAGAGATTCCTGCATTTTAAACAGGACTTAACCATCTGCCATTGGACCGTGATTCCGACCCAAAGCCCCGGACCACCCATCCCTGAGGGAGGCTGAAGACACTCACCCTGGATCCTGGGTTCCTGGGACTTGCCTGATCTGCTGTTGGGAGCAGCACtgatttctctcttcctcctcctctcagggGAGCACCTGAGTTGTCCGCACAGCTGTTGCCTGGGAGGCAGTGCTACAGAGCCCGTGGCAGCCGGGCCCATCCGGTAGCTCTGCGTTTAGCACACGCCCAGGTCCAGAGCCTTCTCTGTCATTCAGGGGTGACTGACCTCTTGAATGAATGGCCTCACATGGCAAACAGGCTCCATCTGACTTTCGCAATTGGAAGGAACCAGGAGCCAATGCCTTCCTTCTTGTGTGCTGGCCTCAGGTAGGAAGAAAGCATCCAATCGTTCTCGCCGGCCCAGAGAACAGGCTGGTGAGGGCCCTCAGCCTGGGGGCCCCATCCCCGCAGGGGGACGTGGGGCGTGCCCGCTCAGGCCTCTAGTTCCTGGTGTTATCAATGTTTAACCACGGAGCAGGGAGCCAGGTCTGGCCTTTTACAGCCTCACTGTGGTTTGTCACAGTGAAGGTCATGGCCTCATTTGAATTCCTTACAAGAAGCTATAAAATAAGACCTTTGGAGGGCCAGGGGTAGGGAAGGCAAAGCACGTGAGGCCGTGTGAGTGacccagagaggaaggaggccaAGTTGAACAGCCTTGAGCGGGAAGGGCTTGGTTGGCGAGCAGGAGAGGAGTGAGGGAGGTGCTCCTCCTCCACCGGGCCAAACCCCTTCAATGCTGATCATCAGTGGGCTCTGGGCTTTTCTGCCCACGCTCCTTGTATCTCCAACAACTCTTGGAGTTGACTTGGCAAGGAGTGGGTttcccatttcacaaatgaggattCAGAGACTGAGTGAAGTCGTGTGACATGTGCAGACTCCTCTGTGAGTTAACACTGGTTAACGGTCTGGACGGCAGAGACAAAGGGATGCGACAGGGAACCTAGGGCCTGAACGGGACTCCAGCACCACATCATTTCatgactcattcattcagtaaatattacttgagcacctactgtgtggaCACATAGTAAACAAGACAGGCAAAGACCTTGCTCTCCTGAAGCTCAGACTCTTGGGGACAGAC includes these proteins:
- the SLC51B gene encoding organic solute transporter subunit beta; protein product: MNYSEEVTGAPLVTEVSQELLEEMLWFFRVEDATPWNSSMFALVAVVVVISMVLLGRSIQANRNQKKLPQEKQTPEALYLAEDGTKEDSNLTTLRETLLSEKQNLAQVEMELKNSDAPLAFPPDPRESES